Proteins from a single region of Acidovorax sp. NCPPB 3576:
- the era gene encoding GTPase Era, with the protein MNEDATKNVAGGADLSSAGGQNDLEAMLAAAKPASAPVDATGQRCGLIAIVGKPNVGKSTLLNALVGQKISITSRKAQTTRHRITGIRTMEQTQFVFVDTPGFQTKHSTALNKSLNKTVMGAIGDVDLILFVVEAGSFTLADAKVLSLFKPGIPTLLIANKLDTVHRRAEIAPWLKSMQERHPFAEFVPMSAKNKGDIERLFGICAKYLPEQAWWYAQDELTDRSEKFLASETVREKLFRFTGDELPYTSTVIIDKFEEEKGKTKSRMIRIAATIVVERDGHKAMVIGEKGERLKRIGTEARQELEKLMDAKVFIEIWVKVRSGWADDEARVRSFGYE; encoded by the coding sequence ATGAATGAAGACGCTACAAAAAATGTAGCTGGCGGCGCAGATTTATCCAGCGCTGGCGGCCAAAATGACCTGGAGGCCATGCTGGCTGCCGCCAAGCCGGCGAGTGCGCCGGTGGATGCCACGGGCCAGCGCTGCGGCCTGATCGCGATCGTGGGAAAACCCAACGTGGGCAAGTCCACGCTGCTCAACGCCCTGGTGGGGCAGAAGATCAGCATCACCTCGCGCAAGGCGCAGACCACGCGCCACCGGATCACCGGCATCCGCACGATGGAGCAGACGCAGTTCGTGTTTGTCGACACGCCCGGTTTCCAGACCAAGCACAGCACGGCGCTCAACAAGTCGCTCAACAAGACGGTGATGGGCGCTATCGGCGATGTGGACCTGATTCTGTTCGTGGTCGAGGCCGGCAGCTTCACCTTGGCTGACGCCAAGGTGCTGTCTCTGTTCAAGCCGGGCATCCCCACGCTGCTGATCGCCAACAAGCTCGACACGGTGCATCGCCGCGCTGAAATCGCGCCTTGGCTCAAAAGCATGCAGGAGCGCCATCCCTTCGCCGAGTTCGTGCCCATGTCGGCCAAGAACAAGGGCGACATCGAGCGCCTGTTCGGCATCTGCGCCAAGTACCTGCCCGAGCAGGCGTGGTGGTATGCCCAGGACGAACTCACCGACCGCAGCGAAAAATTCCTGGCCTCGGAGACCGTGCGCGAGAAGCTGTTCCGCTTCACGGGGGACGAGTTGCCCTACACCTCGACCGTCATCATCGACAAGTTCGAGGAAGAAAAGGGCAAGACCAAGAGCCGCATGATCCGCATCGCCGCCACCATCGTGGTGGAACGCGACGGTCACAAGGCCATGGTGATCGGTGAGAAGGGCGAGCGCCTCAAGCGCATCGGCACCGAGGCGCGGCAGGAGCTGGAAAAGCTCATGGACGCCAAGGTGTTCATCGAGATCTGGGTCAAGGTGCGCTCCGGCTGGGCCGACGACGAAGCGCGCGTGCGCTCGTTCGGGTATGAGTGA
- the recO gene encoding DNA repair protein RecO, with product MAARRIADEPAYVLHRYDWSESSLILDVFTRHYGRVALVAKGAKKPTSNFRPVLLPLQPLRVTYTLSGDGQGEIHALKGAEWVGGHVMPTGDALLSGLYLNELLMRLMAREDAHAPLFDAYAGVVRVLGSEHGDALEPVLRSFELLLLREIGLLPTLGAETVTLALLQPTTRYTLVAEAGLRAATATDRATLAGTQWLALQHALEAGEGASYTATLRVIAQAGTPMSAELKPQLRTLLQYHCGSPVLRTRQLMMDLQSL from the coding sequence ATGGCTGCCCGCCGCATTGCCGACGAACCCGCCTATGTGCTGCATCGGTACGACTGGAGCGAATCCAGCCTGATCCTGGATGTGTTCACGCGGCACTACGGCCGGGTCGCGCTGGTGGCCAAGGGTGCCAAGAAGCCCACCTCCAACTTCCGTCCCGTGCTGCTGCCGCTGCAGCCTCTGCGGGTCACCTACACCCTGTCGGGCGATGGGCAGGGCGAGATCCATGCGCTCAAGGGTGCGGAGTGGGTGGGCGGGCACGTCATGCCCACGGGCGATGCGCTGCTGTCTGGCCTGTACCTCAACGAACTGCTGATGCGCCTGATGGCCCGCGAGGATGCCCATGCGCCCTTGTTCGATGCCTATGCCGGCGTGGTGCGGGTGCTGGGCAGCGAGCACGGCGATGCGCTCGAGCCCGTGCTGCGCAGCTTCGAGCTGCTGCTGCTGCGCGAGATCGGGCTGCTGCCCACCCTGGGGGCCGAAACGGTCACGCTGGCGCTTCTGCAGCCGACCACCCGATATACGTTGGTGGCCGAGGCCGGGCTGCGTGCCGCCACGGCCACCGACCGCGCCACGCTGGCCGGCACGCAGTGGCTTGCGCTGCAGCACGCGCTGGAAGCAGGCGAGGGCGCCAGCTACACCGCCACGCTGCGCGTGATCGCCCAGGCGGGCACGCCGATGTCGGCCGAACTCAAACCCCAGCTGCGCACGCTGCTGCAATACCATTGCGGCAGCCCGGTGCTGCGCACGCGCCAGCTCATGATGGACCTGCAATCGCTATGA
- a CDS encoding pyridoxine 5'-phosphate synthase: MTRSFADHTRTALSVNVNKVALVRNTRHLGIPSVTRAALLCLEAGAQGITVHPRPDERHIRAGDVHDLAALLKAWPGREFNIEGNPSQNLMDFIREVRPQQATFVPDSEDQFTSDHGWSFPQDAERLAPLIAECRQLGVRVSLFMDPLAGQMAAARAAGADRVELYTEPYAAAWGTDRQAAELERYRAAAQAALDAGLGVNAGHDLNRDNLAAFVQGVPGLLEVSIGHALIADSLELGYAATVQAYQRCIDEGMAARCS; the protein is encoded by the coding sequence ATGACCCGTTCTTTTGCCGATCACACCCGCACCGCCCTGTCGGTCAACGTCAACAAGGTGGCCCTGGTGCGCAATACGCGCCATCTGGGCATTCCCAGCGTCACGCGCGCCGCGCTGCTGTGCCTGGAGGCGGGCGCCCAGGGCATCACAGTGCACCCCCGCCCCGACGAGCGCCACATCCGCGCGGGCGACGTGCACGACCTGGCCGCGCTGCTGAAAGCCTGGCCCGGCCGCGAATTCAACATCGAGGGCAATCCGTCGCAGAACCTGATGGATTTCATCCGCGAGGTGCGCCCCCAGCAGGCCACGTTCGTGCCCGACAGCGAAGACCAGTTCACCAGCGACCACGGCTGGAGCTTTCCGCAGGATGCCGAGCGGCTGGCGCCGCTGATCGCCGAATGCCGGCAGCTGGGCGTGCGCGTGAGCCTGTTCATGGACCCGCTCGCCGGGCAGATGGCCGCCGCCCGCGCGGCAGGCGCCGATCGCGTGGAGCTGTACACCGAGCCCTACGCCGCCGCCTGGGGCACCGACCGGCAGGCGGCGGAACTGGAGCGCTACCGTGCGGCCGCCCAGGCCGCCCTGGATGCCGGCCTGGGCGTGAACGCCGGGCATGACCTGAACCGCGACAACCTGGCCGCCTTCGTGCAGGGTGTGCCGGGGCTGCTGGAGGTGTCCATCGGCCACGCGCTGATCGCCGACTCGCTGGAGCTGGGCTACGCCGCCACGGTGCAGGCCTACCAGCGCTGCATCGACGAAGGCATGGCAGCAAGATGCTCCTGA
- the acpS gene encoding holo-ACP synthase: protein MIYGIGTDICDIRRIRASLERHGDRFAEKVLAEGELATWRERGARWPERGVRYLATRFSAKEAFSKAIGMGMRMPMTWRHCEVAKLPSGQPVIVLHGALKEWFEAQGLQCHLSVTDESDYAASFCVVEKK from the coding sequence ATGATCTACGGCATCGGCACCGACATCTGCGATATTCGCCGCATCCGCGCCAGCCTGGAGCGCCATGGCGACCGCTTCGCCGAGAAGGTGCTGGCCGAGGGCGAGCTGGCCACCTGGCGCGAGCGCGGGGCGCGCTGGCCCGAACGCGGCGTGCGCTACCTCGCCACCCGGTTCTCGGCCAAGGAGGCCTTCAGCAAGGCCATCGGCATGGGCATGCGCATGCCGATGACCTGGCGGCACTGCGAAGTGGCCAAGCTGCCCAGCGGGCAGCCAGTGATCGTGCTGCACGGCGCGCTCAAGGAATGGTTTGAGGCCCAGGGCCTGCAGTGCCACCTGAGCGTGACCGACGAATCCGACTACGCGGCGAGTTTTTGCGTGGTCGAAAAGAAATAA
- the nagZ gene encoding beta-N-acetylhexosaminidase: MTFEHAPLILDVAGTELTAADRRRLAHPLTGGVILFTRNWQDRAQLLALTSAIKAVRDDLLICVDHEGGRVQRFRSDGFTQLPPMRAFGDLWMQGDGRGAKALPGSGALRATNAATAAGYVLGSELRSCGVDFSFTPVLDLDWSDEAPRGTAGRVERPGASRSSVIGDRAFHRDPRVVALLAKSLMHGLLQAGMANCGKHFPGHGFVRADSHTDIPVDPRSLKALLADDAAPYPWLSSTLTSVMPAHVIYPKVDSRPAGFSRRWLQDILRQQLRFDGAVFSDDLSMEGARRIDGQTVSYTDAAVAALDAGCDLVLLCNQSLVGEGARQGEALDELLEGLQQARTDGLWHASPDSESRRVALLPQTLPQPWDELMLQPAYLQALELLP; this comes from the coding sequence ATGACTTTCGAACACGCCCCCCTCATCCTCGACGTTGCCGGCACTGAGCTCACTGCGGCGGACCGCCGCCGCCTGGCGCACCCGCTCACGGGCGGCGTGATCCTGTTCACGCGCAACTGGCAGGATCGGGCGCAGCTACTGGCGCTCACCAGCGCCATCAAGGCCGTGCGGGACGATCTGCTGATCTGCGTGGACCACGAAGGCGGCCGCGTGCAGCGCTTTCGCAGCGATGGCTTCACGCAGTTGCCGCCCATGCGGGCGTTCGGCGATCTGTGGATGCAGGGCGACGGACGGGGGGCCAAGGCCTTGCCGGGCAGCGGCGCGCTGCGCGCCACCAATGCCGCGACAGCGGCCGGCTACGTGCTGGGCAGCGAGCTGCGGTCGTGCGGCGTGGACTTCAGCTTCACGCCGGTGCTGGACCTCGACTGGTCCGATGAGGCGCCCCGAGGCACCGCGGGACGCGTGGAGCGGCCCGGTGCCTCCCGCAGCAGCGTGATCGGCGACCGGGCCTTCCACCGCGATCCGCGCGTGGTGGCCCTGCTGGCCAAGAGCCTCATGCACGGCCTGCTGCAGGCGGGCATGGCCAACTGCGGCAAGCATTTTCCGGGGCATGGCTTCGTGCGGGCCGATTCCCACACCGACATCCCCGTGGACCCCCGTAGCCTGAAAGCCCTGCTGGCCGACGACGCGGCGCCTTACCCCTGGCTGTCGAGCACGCTCACCAGCGTGATGCCCGCCCATGTGATCTATCCCAAGGTGGACAGCCGGCCAGCGGGCTTTTCGCGGCGCTGGCTGCAGGACATCCTGCGCCAGCAACTGCGTTTCGACGGCGCGGTCTTCAGCGACGACCTGAGCATGGAAGGCGCGCGCCGCATCGACGGCCAGACGGTGAGCTATACCGATGCGGCCGTGGCGGCGCTCGATGCCGGCTGCGATCTGGTGCTGCTGTGCAACCAGAGCCTGGTGGGCGAAGGCGCCCGCCAAGGCGAGGCGCTGGATGAGCTGCTGGAGGGATTGCAGCAAGCCCGCACCGATGGCCTCTGGCACGCCAGCCCAGACAGCGAGTCCCGCCGCGTGGCGCTGCTGCCGCAGACGCTGCCCCAGCCGTGGGACGAACTGATGCTGCAGCCCGCGTATCTGCAGGCGCTTGAACTGCTGCCTTGA
- a CDS encoding DUF3300 domain-containing protein: protein MAPLADPRASDPRVAFPFVPAAFRLSRTPNLLAASRGMALSLIAACTLTACNRQNSSPSVPPPAPSAATAPAAAPAPEAAPVAVRYTPPSADALYQMVAPIALYPDKLVAQVLAGATYPDQVTAAETWLGQNPSLKAAALTDAVDQQPWDPSIKSLTAFPNVLEQMASNLPWTVALGKAYYNDPTDVMNAIQVMRSRATKAGTLKSSPHLRVATVTAAPPSPPPPADLQQPVVMYSGPAVVVPPPAYISIEPADVQAVYVPRYDPQVVYGTPVPLYSSYRWATPAPVYSSGGVVGADPVAVGALAFGAGVLVGAVASHHHHWGWDAWGVNWGRPPERAAWVQGAPLPPPVVRPAVVYRGNTYISQSRTVVENIHNRVTVNNIYERTPEGGRPPAVAAAMPVAPAAAMAAMNPMASPIPRDRDPRAMAQAAMPHGPGQDRHAVSPGQAGQTGQSGMQPSPQSQALAMQPQALHGAHEPQPAARADERSQAQRAAMQRAQPSHPGLPAQAADHKPAPGAAPMHRLAAAPSNRPEVPEPHAVQAAQVPGTSGQALHHGNPHPPVIAGPGAQAQAQAQRAMSRPEHVSHMAPQGPAQGAAEHAQMRTPPPAMPRPAPAVPPQERAAPRPAVQPPPHAVPAPAQHGHGAEPAHRPEGHRHGET from the coding sequence ATGGCGCCCCTTGCAGACCCCCGTGCTTCCGACCCCCGCGTCGCTTTTCCTTTTGTCCCTGCCGCATTCCGGCTTTCCCGCACCCCGAATCTGCTTGCCGCATCGCGGGGCATGGCGCTGTCGCTCATCGCCGCTTGCACGCTGACCGCATGCAATCGCCAGAACTCGTCTCCATCGGTGCCGCCGCCCGCGCCATCCGCAGCCACGGCTCCCGCTGCAGCTCCGGCTCCGGAAGCCGCACCCGTCGCAGTGCGCTACACGCCGCCCAGCGCGGATGCGCTCTATCAGATGGTGGCACCCATCGCGCTGTATCCGGACAAGCTGGTGGCGCAGGTGCTGGCCGGTGCGACCTACCCCGACCAGGTCACGGCCGCGGAAACCTGGCTGGGACAGAACCCGTCGCTGAAAGCCGCCGCGCTGACGGATGCGGTGGACCAGCAGCCGTGGGACCCGAGCATCAAGTCGCTGACGGCCTTTCCGAACGTGCTGGAGCAGATGGCCTCCAACCTGCCCTGGACGGTGGCGCTGGGCAAGGCCTATTACAACGACCCGACCGACGTGATGAACGCCATCCAGGTGATGCGCTCGCGCGCCACCAAGGCGGGCACGCTCAAAAGCTCGCCGCACCTTCGCGTGGCGACTGTCACGGCCGCACCGCCGAGCCCACCGCCGCCGGCGGATCTGCAGCAGCCCGTGGTCATGTACAGCGGGCCCGCGGTCGTAGTGCCCCCACCCGCCTACATTTCCATCGAGCCCGCCGACGTCCAGGCGGTGTACGTGCCGCGCTATGACCCGCAGGTGGTCTATGGCACGCCGGTGCCCCTTTACTCCAGCTATCGCTGGGCCACGCCCGCGCCGGTCTATTCGTCGGGGGGGGTTGTGGGGGCCGATCCCGTGGCCGTGGGCGCGCTGGCCTTCGGTGCGGGCGTGCTGGTGGGCGCGGTCGCATCGCACCACCACCACTGGGGCTGGGATGCGTGGGGCGTCAACTGGGGGCGGCCACCGGAGCGCGCGGCCTGGGTTCAGGGCGCGCCCTTGCCGCCGCCCGTGGTGCGGCCCGCGGTGGTGTACCGGGGCAACACCTACATCTCGCAGTCCCGCACGGTGGTGGAGAACATTCACAACCGCGTGACCGTGAACAACATCTACGAGCGGACGCCGGAGGGCGGTCGCCCTCCAGCCGTAGCCGCTGCGATGCCGGTGGCCCCAGCGGCTGCCATGGCCGCGATGAACCCGATGGCGTCGCCCATTCCGCGGGACCGGGATCCCCGTGCGATGGCGCAGGCGGCCATGCCGCATGGGCCAGGCCAAGACCGCCATGCCGTGTCGCCGGGACAGGCGGGCCAAACGGGCCAGTCGGGCATGCAGCCATCACCGCAGTCGCAGGCCCTGGCCATGCAGCCACAGGCTCTCCATGGGGCGCATGAACCCCAGCCGGCAGCGCGGGCGGACGAGCGCTCGCAGGCCCAGCGAGCCGCCATGCAGCGTGCGCAGCCCAGCCATCCTGGGTTGCCAGCACAGGCTGCAGATCACAAGCCAGCGCCTGGGGCAGCGCCGATGCACCGCTTGGCGGCAGCACCCTCCAACAGGCCGGAAGTGCCAGAACCCCATGCAGTGCAGGCCGCACAGGTTCCGGGTACTTCAGGCCAGGCGCTCCACCATGGGAATCCGCATCCACCCGTGATCGCCGGCCCCGGGGCACAGGCACAGGCACAGGCACAGCGGGCCATGTCGAGGCCCGAGCACGTATCGCACATGGCTCCACAAGGGCCGGCCCAGGGCGCAGCGGAGCATGCCCAGATGCGAACGCCGCCGCCCGCCATGCCGCGGCCCGCGCCGGCCGTGCCGCCCCAGGAGCGGGCGGCGCCCCGTCCTGCAGTGCAGCCGCCGCCCCATGCAGTGCCCGCGCCGGCGCAGCATGGACATGGCGCAGAGCCTGCGCATCGCCCAGAGGGACACCGGCACGGCGAAACCTGA
- a CDS encoding mechanosensitive ion channel family protein, translating to MLRLQPYLPDWIRDWLDIIVPGLQILLILVIAVVLQRTLRRLVGRAGQHYQWPIEMMVPINGLLRWIIMGSALLLVLERLGVSATVLWTAFTGFATVGAVAFFAAWSVLSNLFCALLIFTVGPFRLGDYIEVLDTAEKPGAKGRVIDINLLYTTLEDFDSGPDGALLQIPNTLIFQRVVRRWKGAPPRKPDAAPDEATTDETSASLETV from the coding sequence ATGCTGCGCCTGCAGCCCTACCTTCCCGACTGGATTCGGGACTGGCTCGACATCATCGTGCCGGGCTTGCAGATCCTTCTGATCCTGGTCATCGCCGTGGTGCTGCAGCGCACGCTGCGCCGACTGGTGGGGCGCGCCGGCCAACATTACCAATGGCCCATCGAGATGATGGTGCCGATCAACGGCCTGCTGCGCTGGATCATCATGGGCAGCGCCCTGCTCTTGGTACTGGAGCGCCTGGGCGTCTCCGCCACCGTGCTGTGGACCGCCTTCACCGGCTTTGCCACCGTGGGCGCCGTGGCCTTCTTTGCCGCATGGAGCGTGCTGTCCAACCTGTTCTGCGCGCTGCTCATCTTCACCGTGGGACCGTTCCGCCTGGGGGACTACATCGAGGTGCTGGACACGGCGGAAAAGCCGGGAGCGAAGGGGCGCGTGATCGACATCAACCTGCTCTACACCACGCTGGAAGACTTCGACAGCGGGCCGGACGGCGCACTGCTGCAGATTCCCAATACCCTGATCTTTCAGCGCGTGGTGCGGCGGTGGAAGGGTGCCCCGCCGCGAAAGCCGGATGCTGCGCCCGATGAGGCCACCACGGACGAAACATCTGCCAGCCTGGAAACCGTTTGA
- the lysS gene encoding lysine--tRNA ligase yields the protein MSDTPTPAIDHNQLIAERREKLKALREVQAAGKGVAFPNDFKPAHHVADLQAQYAGSDAEALETAPVTVSVAGRMMLKRVMGKASFATVQDGSLGTTGGRLQLYVTRDALGEELYAAFKHWDLGDIVGAEGTLMKTKTGELSIKVTTLRLLTKSLRPMPDKFHGVADQEVKYRQRYVDLMTDETARSRFIARSKAVSGLREFMVQHGFLEVETPMLHPIPGGANAKPFVTHHNALEQEMYLRIAPELYLKRLVVGGFERVFEINRNFRNEGISVRHNPEFTMMEFYAAYWNYRDLMDFTEQLVRDAAMKAAGTLQLTYGGREVDLSQPFQRLTIREAIFQYTEAGAHVDDAAWLVSALKKLGLSEEKNQLSKRTLASLQVLYFEETVEDKLWQPTFIMEHPTEISPLARANDTRPEVTERFELYITGREFGNGFSELNDAEDQAARFQAQVAAKDGGDDEAMFFDHDFVRALEYGMPPTGGCGIGIDRLMMLLTDSPSIRDVILFPALRREH from the coding sequence ATGTCCGACACTCCCACCCCTGCCATTGACCACAACCAGCTCATCGCCGAGCGCCGCGAAAAACTCAAGGCCCTGCGGGAGGTCCAGGCAGCGGGCAAGGGCGTGGCGTTTCCCAACGATTTCAAGCCCGCCCACCATGTGGCAGACCTGCAGGCGCAATACGCCGGGAGCGATGCCGAGGCGCTGGAGACCGCCCCTGTCACCGTGAGCGTTGCCGGCCGGATGATGCTCAAGCGCGTGATGGGCAAGGCCAGTTTCGCCACCGTGCAGGACGGCTCGCTGGGCACGACGGGGGGCCGTCTGCAGCTCTATGTCACGCGCGATGCGCTGGGTGAAGAGCTGTATGCCGCCTTCAAGCACTGGGACCTGGGAGACATCGTGGGTGCCGAGGGCACGCTCATGAAGACCAAGACCGGCGAGCTGTCGATCAAGGTCACCACGCTGCGGCTGCTCACCAAGAGCCTGCGGCCCATGCCGGACAAGTTCCATGGCGTGGCCGACCAGGAGGTGAAATACCGCCAGCGCTACGTGGACCTGATGACCGATGAAACCGCCCGCAGCCGTTTCATCGCCCGCAGCAAGGCGGTGAGCGGCCTGCGCGAGTTCATGGTCCAGCACGGCTTCCTGGAAGTGGAAACGCCCATGCTGCACCCGATTCCCGGCGGCGCGAACGCCAAGCCGTTCGTCACGCACCACAACGCGCTGGAGCAGGAGATGTACCTGCGCATCGCGCCCGAGCTTTACTTGAAGCGCCTGGTGGTGGGCGGCTTCGAGCGGGTGTTCGAGATCAACCGCAACTTCCGCAACGAAGGCATCTCGGTGCGCCACAACCCCGAGTTCACCATGATGGAGTTCTACGCGGCCTACTGGAACTACCGCGACCTGATGGACTTCACCGAACAACTGGTGCGCGATGCGGCCATGAAGGCGGCTGGCACGCTGCAGCTGACCTATGGCGGCCGCGAGGTGGACCTTTCCCAGCCATTCCAGCGGCTGACCATCCGCGAAGCGATCTTCCAGTACACCGAAGCCGGCGCCCACGTGGACGATGCCGCCTGGCTCGTCAGCGCCCTCAAGAAGCTGGGCCTGAGCGAGGAGAAGAATCAGCTGTCCAAGCGCACGCTGGCCAGCCTGCAGGTGCTGTACTTCGAAGAGACGGTGGAAGACAAGCTCTGGCAACCCACCTTCATCATGGAACACCCGACCGAGATCAGCCCGCTGGCCCGGGCCAACGACACGCGCCCCGAAGTGACCGAGCGCTTCGAGCTGTACATCACCGGCCGCGAGTTCGGCAACGGGTTTTCCGAACTGAACGATGCCGAAGACCAAGCTGCGCGCTTCCAGGCCCAGGTCGCAGCCAAGGACGGCGGCGACGACGAAGCCATGTTCTTCGACCACGACTTCGTGCGTGCGCTCGAATACGGCATGCCGCCCACGGGGGGTTGCGGTATCGGCATCGACCGGTTGATGATGCTGCTCACCGACAGCCCCAGCATCCGCGACGTGATCCTGTTTCCCGCCCTGCGCCGCGAACATTGA
- a CDS encoding glycosyltransferase family 2 protein → MSLPRVSVVIPVYNAEATLQRALDSIRNQTLPPFEVICVDDGSRDGSVSVAERYDAAGAFLLRVVKQPCNAGAAAARNRGLDLAAGEVVAFLDADDIWSPDKLGRQLEAMRHQGLDLIGGYSGVLAQKMPDFVLDSASQPLNTRVVGLLPAMLSNPFHTSSVLVRRDARVRFPDNGQLSEDYALWLQLIAAGWRCAHHSQQLSFMYKPAFGSSGLSAQLWRMQRGELAALGAVGQRRHRGALALALPVSCLKFGVRLLRTWLR, encoded by the coding sequence ATGAGCCTGCCGCGCGTTTCCGTCGTCATCCCCGTCTACAACGCCGAAGCGACCTTGCAGCGCGCTCTGGACTCGATCCGCAACCAGACCTTGCCGCCATTCGAGGTGATCTGCGTGGATGACGGCTCGCGCGATGGCTCCGTGTCCGTGGCGGAGCGCTATGACGCCGCAGGCGCCTTCTTGCTGCGTGTGGTGAAGCAGCCGTGCAACGCAGGCGCCGCAGCCGCGCGCAACCGCGGCCTGGACCTGGCTGCCGGCGAGGTGGTCGCCTTTCTGGACGCGGACGACATCTGGTCGCCCGACAAACTCGGGCGCCAGTTGGAGGCCATGCGCCACCAAGGCCTGGACCTGATCGGGGGCTACTCCGGGGTGCTCGCACAGAAAATGCCGGACTTCGTGCTGGACAGTGCGTCCCAACCGCTGAATACCCGCGTTGTCGGCCTGCTCCCTGCCATGCTGTCGAATCCGTTTCACACGTCCTCCGTGCTGGTGCGGCGCGATGCGCGCGTGCGTTTTCCCGACAATGGCCAACTCAGCGAAGACTACGCACTCTGGCTGCAGCTGATCGCGGCCGGCTGGCGCTGTGCACACCACTCCCAGCAGCTGTCGTTCATGTACAAGCCTGCCTTCGGCAGCTCCGGCCTGAGCGCACAGCTGTGGCGCATGCAGCGCGGTGAGCTGGCTGCGCTCGGCGCCGTCGGCCAACGCAGGCACCGGGGCGCGCTGGCACTGGCGCTGCCGGTCTCGTGCTTGAAGTTCGGCGTCAGGCTGTTGCGCACTTGGCTACGCTAA